One genomic segment of Corynebacterium durum includes these proteins:
- a CDS encoding DUF732 domain-containing protein, producing the protein MFARAKLGAVVGLCAVSTVLLAACGGATSDGGSSESSAVAPLSKSARATESSTSSSGDSSSTKSSGESKTQTPQDREAREVSEVPSSGQQLSERDQNYLKELKDNSINVDGAEGSLIGTASGVCQSQDTKNIDVMTLAVAGQLVEQGRTQQKPEEVAAVLARAAKSAYC; encoded by the coding sequence ATGTTTGCTCGCGCTAAACTCGGCGCCGTCGTCGGCCTGTGTGCCGTCTCTACTGTCCTGCTGGCAGCCTGCGGTGGGGCAACCTCGGATGGTGGCAGTTCCGAATCCTCCGCTGTGGCACCGCTGAGTAAGTCGGCGCGTGCCACGGAGAGTTCCACCTCGTCCAGTGGAGACTCCAGCAGCACAAAGTCGAGCGGTGAGTCGAAGACCCAGACACCCCAGGATCGGGAGGCCCGAGAAGTCTCCGAGGTGCCCTCAAGCGGGCAGCAACTGTCCGAACGTGACCAGAATTACCTTAAGGAGTTGAAAGATAACTCCATCAATGTTGATGGTGCCGAAGGCTCGCTTATCGGAACTGCATCCGGCGTTTGCCAAAGTCAGGACACCAAAAATATTGACGTCATGACGCTGGCCGTTGCAGGGCAACTTGTGGAACAAGGCCGCACCCAACAAAAACCTGAAGAAGTCGCGGCTGTACTTGCGCGCGCTGCGAAATCCGCATACTGCTAG
- a CDS encoding alpha/beta hydrolase-fold protein encodes MRDTAVSSTPRRRRSLRRAFTAFAAVPTALALGSGLFAAAPATAVDVTNQAQNSLFGSSDVTDYLETDGVPQRTPIRTDEHPSIQGLPSGVSVERVEWITERRIALFIRSAAMPKELIQVQVLLARDWHSNPSAKYPEVWALDGLRALDTESGWTINTNIEQFYADKNVNVILPVGGESSFYSDWQKPDNGKHYKWETFMTKELPAVLQNGYRSNGERAVFGLSMGGTAAINLAERNPDMFKFVGSFSGYLDTTSMGMAQAISAAQSDAGGYNSEAMWGQPGSQDWIDHDPKLGIDALKGKAVYVSSGSGADDFGQPGSVANGPANPAGVGLEILSRMTTQTFVDRAKKSNVDVTAVFRPSGVHNWPYWQFEMTQAWPYIADSLKLAQADRGADCATQGAIAEVTKSNAFGACVNNEYDVKGGKAQDFRGGRAYWSPETGAHVLFGRIGARYSEFGGPDSWLGHPTSGEKATPDGKGRYVHFQNGSIYWTAETGARALPKDIFDAWGSQGWEGGSLGYPTEDTVEHNGNYIQKFQGGYVIRTKDKGAYAVHGEIAKKYASINGVESSLGAPVSGEQAISGGALQTFQHGAIYWSPSTGAHFIMNGNIRDAWGKQGWENGAFGWPTADQEKIQSGGEKMTFQHGTISEVNGRIVEEKK; translated from the coding sequence ATGCGTGATACCGCAGTCTCCAGTACTCCACGGCGCCGACGTTCCCTTCGGCGGGCATTCACGGCATTCGCTGCCGTGCCCACCGCCCTTGCTCTTGGGTCCGGGCTGTTCGCTGCCGCTCCGGCTACTGCAGTTGACGTGACTAACCAGGCACAGAATTCCCTGTTTGGTAGTTCCGACGTGACCGACTACCTCGAAACCGATGGTGTGCCGCAGCGCACCCCCATCCGCACCGACGAGCACCCCTCTATCCAAGGGCTGCCATCCGGTGTGAGCGTCGAGCGCGTTGAGTGGATCACTGAGCGCCGTATTGCCCTGTTCATTCGTTCCGCCGCCATGCCGAAGGAACTCATTCAGGTACAGGTCTTGCTGGCCCGTGACTGGCACTCCAACCCCAGCGCAAAATACCCGGAAGTGTGGGCCCTGGACGGCCTGCGCGCGCTGGATACGGAAAGCGGCTGGACCATCAACACCAACATTGAGCAGTTCTACGCTGACAAGAACGTCAACGTGATCCTGCCGGTGGGTGGCGAATCCTCCTTCTACTCGGACTGGCAGAAGCCAGACAATGGCAAGCACTACAAGTGGGAAACCTTCATGACCAAGGAACTTCCTGCGGTTCTGCAAAACGGTTACCGCTCCAACGGCGAGCGCGCCGTCTTCGGTTTGTCCATGGGCGGCACCGCCGCCATCAACCTCGCGGAGCGCAACCCCGACATGTTCAAGTTCGTGGGTTCGTTCTCCGGGTACCTGGACACCACCTCTATGGGTATGGCCCAGGCGATCAGCGCCGCTCAGAGCGATGCCGGCGGCTACAACTCGGAAGCCATGTGGGGTCAGCCCGGCTCCCAGGACTGGATTGACCACGACCCGAAGCTGGGTATCGACGCCCTGAAGGGCAAGGCCGTATACGTATCCTCCGGCTCCGGTGCCGACGATTTCGGTCAGCCTGGCTCCGTGGCCAACGGCCCCGCAAACCCGGCGGGCGTTGGCCTAGAAATCTTGTCCCGCATGACCACGCAGACCTTTGTGGATCGCGCGAAGAAGTCCAACGTTGATGTGACGGCCGTATTCCGTCCGTCTGGCGTGCACAACTGGCCGTACTGGCAGTTCGAGATGACTCAGGCATGGCCCTACATTGCAGATTCCCTCAAGCTTGCTCAGGCGGATCGTGGTGCCGACTGCGCCACCCAGGGTGCTATCGCCGAGGTAACCAAGTCCAACGCTTTCGGCGCCTGCGTGAACAACGAATACGACGTCAAGGGCGGCAAGGCCCAGGACTTCCGTGGCGGTCGCGCCTACTGGTCCCCTGAGACCGGTGCGCACGTGCTCTTTGGGCGGATCGGTGCCCGCTACTCCGAGTTCGGTGGCCCAGATTCCTGGCTTGGCCACCCGACGTCCGGCGAGAAGGCCACCCCGGATGGCAAGGGACGTTACGTTCACTTCCAGAACGGCTCCATTTACTGGACCGCAGAGACCGGGGCCCGTGCTCTGCCAAAGGACATTTTCGATGCCTGGGGCTCCCAGGGTTGGGAAGGCGGTAGCTTGGGCTACCCGACGGAAGACACGGTTGAGCACAACGGAAACTACATTCAGAAGTTCCAGGGTGGCTACGTCATCCGGACCAAGGACAAAGGTGCCTACGCTGTTCATGGCGAGATTGCCAAGAAGTACGCCTCGATCAATGGTGTGGAATCCAGCCTCGGTGCGCCCGTTAGCGGTGAGCAGGCCATTTCTGGTGGCGCTCTCCAAACCTTCCAGCATGGTGCCATCTACTGGAGTCCAAGCACCGGCGCACACTTCATCATGAACGGCAACATTCGCGACGCGTGGGGCAAGCAGGGTTGGGAAAACGGTGCCTTCGGCTGGCCGACCGCAGACCAGGAGAAAATCCAATCCGGTGGCGAGAAGATGACCTTCCAGCATGGAACCATCTCTGAAGTCAACGGCCGCATTGTTGAGGAGAAGAAGTAA
- a CDS encoding cutinase family protein, which translates to MRKGLTVLAVVVVLGIIVGGILQWIGSQDNPPTPPPTDGPTTQAQQPDWCPNVEVVAAPGTWESASTDDPYNPTFNPMSYMLSVTRPLQETHPADDVRVWTLPYVAQFKNINSQQEITYDESRTEGTTRAQEEMTKTHNECPLTDFILVGFSQGAVIMGDIANAIGQGTGPIPADRVRGVALVADGRREPGVGQQAGNPVAGVGAEVSLAAVNALVQPIVPGATMRGPRPGGFGSLNDRTFEICAADDHICDAPLGVGAAFERAQALVAATGVHSQYATNPNVFPGSTTTEWLINWANGLINQQ; encoded by the coding sequence ATGAGAAAAGGCTTGACAGTTCTTGCGGTCGTTGTTGTCCTGGGCATCATCGTTGGCGGGATACTCCAATGGATTGGCTCCCAGGACAACCCACCCACGCCTCCACCGACTGACGGGCCGACAACCCAGGCTCAGCAGCCGGACTGGTGTCCAAACGTGGAGGTTGTTGCTGCGCCGGGTACGTGGGAATCCGCCTCAACAGATGACCCGTACAACCCCACCTTCAACCCGATGTCCTACATGCTGAGCGTGACTCGTCCGCTCCAGGAAACGCATCCAGCCGATGACGTTCGGGTGTGGACCTTGCCGTACGTGGCGCAGTTCAAGAACATTAACTCCCAGCAAGAGATAACCTATGACGAATCCCGCACGGAGGGCACCACTCGCGCGCAGGAGGAGATGACAAAGACCCACAACGAATGTCCGCTCACAGACTTCATTCTCGTCGGCTTCTCCCAGGGGGCCGTGATTATGGGTGACATTGCTAACGCTATCGGCCAAGGCACTGGACCTATCCCTGCCGACCGTGTGCGCGGCGTGGCGCTGGTTGCGGACGGACGTCGAGAACCGGGCGTGGGCCAGCAGGCAGGTAATCCGGTCGCTGGCGTGGGCGCGGAAGTGTCCCTGGCAGCGGTGAATGCTCTGGTTCAACCGATCGTGCCGGGTGCGACGATGCGTGGACCCCGGCCAGGCGGCTTCGGTTCGCTGAATGATCGCACCTTTGAGATTTGTGCGGCGGATGATCACATTTGCGACGCACCGCTGGGTGTCGGTGCCGCGTTCGAGCGTGCGCAGGCTCTGGTGGCTGCAACGGGGGTGCACTCGCAGTACGCAACGAATCCGAATGTCTTCCCGGGAAGCACAACTACTGAGTGGCTGATCAACTGGGCAAATGGTCTGATTAACCAGCAATAA